Proteins found in one Armatimonadota bacterium genomic segment:
- a CDS encoding prepilin-type N-terminal cleavage/methylation domain-containing protein has protein sequence MRTTQGGAQAMLCFRKSRRTGFTLIELLVVIAII, from the coding sequence TTGCGAACCACTCAGGGAGGTGCACAAGCCATGCTTTGCTTCCGGAAGTCCCGCCGTACCGGTTTCACGCTCATCGAACTGCTGGTGGTCATCGCGATTATCTAA